The proteins below come from a single Maylandia zebra isolate NMK-2024a linkage group LG23, Mzebra_GT3a, whole genome shotgun sequence genomic window:
- the cracd gene encoding capping protein inhibiting regulator of actin dynamics isoform X2 translates to MSQENVSDKVRNLQRQIAQGIKFGQRPPSLRRSEGDEGSSDEEEVPRSPLKVLAQVEAEPPGTEPKQVQGGQPFGPHSPPVKSPRSKRVLPLTGTIESINLDAVPQSVPRLDNAAAKHKLSVKPKNQRISRKHRRFTQDLQEVSIPGLVQDDLEAAGISTDDQRRASVESPESFKKQRLHEEERQEARRMRELEELRFRQEEEERKRRAEELRLRELEEERYRMQQQEEEARRLREEADKKRMEEEERRIREEEEARRLLEEAEKKRIEEEEERRIREEEEARRLLKEAERRRMEEERRIREEEERRFREEEERRIREEEEKRIREEEERRQEEERMRRLEEERRMREEEERRQREEEEERRRLEEQWRKEEEDRKRQEKEERRKHEEEARRQQELEAERRRKLVEEEERKKEEEAEKLRLWEMEEKKKKVAEEKRKKEEEEQRRMSLEEADGKFDPQEMKRRAEELRWREMEERQRPFTFKVSSGEKQILFQKVNLTPVTPASSHQSAAVAYQRDGAKASSSEGPDSPNLPASPYVPHTAILVTGAQLCGTAVNLDQIKDTACKSLLGLGEDRKAQGTPPTKSKTSPECKSGKTKSLNESVLSTDQSSAAVLAEWASIRSKIFKGVEEGKYDEYPEPSRSQSQSSAEEQPLFAHTNLRKTMSASAKFSITPARKKFGDSNRNSEVFGAEDKEAGEEVAPPGSPTVASPSPSSKPQNRTSKSVRIIERGSDECMFAKDLPSFLVPSSEIQSEEAESKSRVQSETETSESRVEGEEQGQDSEEKPSPFGIKLRRTNYSLRFHSEQSTEKKKKRYSAGDSFDGVPSPLTPIEPDSDASSVFSDKSSPTSPQKEGAVSKYLHASASPAFPRGKLTKSTSPTPHSEGEKVFSKPPLYRRPVTSPKPTGAAPSPPPSPLPKVAHESPSDDSVESTMGVDSSIQEQAGRSEEPSALLHKSSQSHVQGEEEPKEKRSFFPSINIPWREKADRKTELIRKEKPSLQSRHSLDSARVQEKEAGPLWITLALQKQKGFREQQQNREERRSQREAKLAEKQAKERDSITLVSPTDSKGSGSTSPSSKPQTPEEPKRPESLLGKFERREHLKKANTLPSSVTVEIADSTPSPPAVKEVSKRFPSSDSPQVSTEPAWLALAKRKAKAWSDCPQIIK, encoded by the exons ATGTCCCAGGAAAACGTGTCGGATAAAGTTAGGAATCTGCAG AGGCAGATAGCACAAGGTATAAAGTTTGGCCAAAGGCCTCCTTCTCTGAGAAGAAGTGAGGGAGATGAGGGCAGCTCAGATGAGGAAGAGGTTCCGCGTAGCCCTCTGAAAGTTTTGGCCCAGGTAGAAGCGGAGCCACCAGGAACAGAGCCAAAG CAGGTGCAGGGAGGTCAGCCATTTGGACCACACAGCCCCCCTGTGAAGTCTCCAAGGTCCAAACGAGTTCTTCCACTCACTGGCACGATTGAGTCCATCAACCTTGATGCCGTCCCTCAATCAGTTCCTCGCTTAGACAACGCTGCCGCCAAACATAAACTCTCCGTCAAGCCGAAAAACCAGAGGATTTCCCGCAAGCACAGACGATTCACACAG GACCTCCAAGAGGTATCCATTCCTGGTTTGGTCCAAGATGACCTCGAAGCAGCTGGCATCTCCACAGACGACCAGCGTAGAGCGTCTGTTGAGTCCCCTGAAAGCTTCAAGAAACAAAGACTCCATGAGGAGGAAAGACAGGAGGCGAGGAGGATGAGAGAGCTTGAGGAGctgaggttcagacaggaggaagaagagaggaagaggagagcagAGGAGCTGAGGCTGCGTGaactggaggaggagagatATCGTATGCAACAGCAGGAAGAGGAGGCAAGGAGGCTGCGCGAGGAGGCAGACAAAAAGAgaatggaggaggaggaaaggaggatcagagaggaagaggaagcaaGGAGACTGCTAGAGGaggcagagaaaaagagaatagaggaggaggaggaaaggaggatcagagaagaagaggaggcaaGGAGGCTGCTAAAGGAGGCAGAAAGAAGGAGAATGGAGGAGGAAAGGAGgatcagagaggaggaggaacgGAGGTtcagagaagaagaggaaaggaggatcagggaggaggaggaaaagaggatcagagaggaggaggaaagaagGCAAGAGGAAGAGCGCATGAGAAGGCTGGAGGAGGAAAGGAGGATGCGAGAAGAGGAGGAGCGTCGGCAgagggaagaagaggaagaaaggagACGACTAGAAGAACAatggagaaaagaggaagaggacaggAAGAGGCAAGAGAAGGAGGAAAGGAGGAAACATGAGGAAGAGGCAAGGAGGCAGCAGGAGCTTGAggctgagaggaggaggaagctggtagaagaagaggaaagaaagaaagaggaggaagcagagaaacTGAGGTTGTGGGAAatggaagaaaagaagaaaaaggtagcagaggagaagaggaaaaaggaggaagaggagcaaagAAGGATGTCATTGGAGGAGGCTGATGGGAAGTTTGATCCACAAGAGATGAAGAGAAGAGCTGAAGAGCTACGCTGGAGGGAGATGGAGGAGAGACAGAGGCCATTTACTTTTAAAGTGTCCTCTGGTGAGAAACAGATTCTCTTCCAGAAGGTCAATCTGACGCCTGTTACGCCGGCCTCCAGCCACCAGAGCGCTGCTGTCGCTTATCAAAGAGATGGAGCAAAGGCTTCCTCCTCTGAAGGACCAGACTCCCCCAACCTGCCAGCATCTCCATATGTCCCCCATACAGCTATCCTAGTGACAGGCGCCCAGCTATGTGGGACAGCTGTCAATTTAGACCAGATCAAAGACACCGCCTGCAAGTCCCTGCTGGGTTTGGGAGAGGATAGAAAGGCCCAAGGAACACCGCCAACAAAGAGCAAGACTTCCCCAGAATGCAAGTCTGGAAAAACCAAATCACTCAATGAGTCTGTGCTCTCTACCGATCAGTCCAGTGCAGCTGTCCTGGCAGAATGGGCAAGCATCAGATCAAAGATATTCAAGGGGGTAGAAGAGGGGAAGTACGACGAGTACCCAGAGCCGAGCAGGAGCCAGTCTCAGTCCAGCGCTGAAGAACAGCCTCTGTTTGCCCACACGAACCTCAGGAAGACCATGTCTGCTAGCGCCAAGTTCTCCATCACCCCTGCAAGGAAGAAGTTTGGAGATTCAAATAGGAACTCTGAGGTGTTTGGTGCAGAAGATAAGGAAGCAGGAGAGGAGGTTGCTCCACCTGGAAGCCCCACTGTAGCCTCTCCTTCTCCATCAAGTAAACCTCAGAACAGGACAAGTAAAAGTGTCCGCATCATAGAAAGAGGGTCAGATGAGTGTATGTTTGCCAAAGACCTTCCTTCTTTCCTCGTTCCCAGTTCTGAAATTCAATCTGAAGAGGCAGAGTCGAAGAGCAGGGTTCAGAGTGAAACAGAGACATCTGAAAGCAGAGTGGAGGGAGAGGAGCAGGGCCAGGACAGTGAGGAGAAGCCTTCTCCTTTTGGCATAAAGCTGAGGAGGACCAACTACTCTCTGCGTTTTCACAGCGAGCAGTccacagagaaaaagaagaagcgcTACAGTGCTGGGGACAGCTTTGATGGCGTCCCCTCGCCTCTTACCCCCATTGAGCCAGACTCTGATGCCTCTTCTGTCTTTTCTGACAAATCAAGCCCCACGTCACCTcagaaagaaggcgcggtcagcAAGTATTTACATGCATCTGCCTCTCCTGCATTCCCCCGGGGTAAACTGACTAAGTCTACCAGCCCGACTCCACACAGTGAGGGTGAGAAAGTGTTTTCCAAGCCACCGCTCTACCGCAGACCAGTGACATCACCTAAGCCTACAGGTGCAGCCCCATCACCTCCCCCATCACCACTACCTAAGGTAGCTCATGAGTCTCCCAGTGATGATTCAGTGGAGAGTACAATGGGTGTGGATTCATCCATCCAGGAGCAAGCCGGAAGGAGTGAGGAACCTTCAGCCCTGCTGCACAAGAGCAGCCAAAGTCATGTCCAAGGGGAAGAAGAGCCCAAGGAGAAGAGGTCATTCTTCCCCTCCATTAACATACCCTGGAGGGAAAAggcagacagaaagacagaactCATCAGGAAAG AAAAACCATCCCTACAGAGCAGGCACTCACTGGACAGTGCGAGGGTCCAGGAGAAGGAGGCTGGACCTTTGTGGATCACACTGGCTCTTCAGAAGCAGAAAGGCTTCagggagcagcagcagaaccGGGAGGAGCGTCGTAGCCAAAGAGAGGCCAAGCTGGCAGAAAAACAAGCTAAAGAGCGAGACAGT ATTACACTGGTGAGCCCCACAGACAGCAAAGGAAGTGGAAGCACCAGTCCTTCTTCTAAACCTCAGACGCCAGAGGAGCCCAAGAGACCAGAGAGCCTCCTGGGAAAATTTGAACGCCGGGAGCACCTAAAGAAGGCCAACACTCTACCGAGCTCTGTCACTG TTGAGATTGCAGACTCTACACCGTCGCCACCTGCTGTCAAAGAGGTGTCAAAGCGCTTCCCCTCCAGTGACTCTCCGCAGGTTTCCACAGAGCCGGCCTGGCTTGCTCTGGCCAAACGAAAGGCCAAAGCCTGGAGCGACTGTCCTCAGATCATCAAATAA
- the cracd gene encoding capping protein inhibiting regulator of actin dynamics isoform X1: protein MSQENVSDKVRNLQRQIAQGIKFGQRPPSLRRSEGDEGSSDEEEVPRSPLKVLAQVEAEPPGTEPKVQGGQPFGPHSPPVKSPRSKRVLPLTGTIESINLDAVPQSVPRLDNAAAKHKLSVKPKNQRISRKHRRFTQDLQEVSIPGLVQDDLEAAGISTDDQRRASVESPESFKKQRLHEEERQEARRMRELEELRFRQEEEERKRRAEELRLRELEEERYRMQQQEEEARRLREEADKKRMEEEERRIREEEEARRLLEEAEKKRIEEEEERRIREEEEARRLLKEAERRRMEEERRIREEEERRFREEEERRIREEEEKRIREEEERRQEEERMRRLEEERRMREEEERRQREEEEERRRLEEQWRKEEEDRKRQEKEERRKHEEEARRQQELEAERRRKLVEEEERKKEEEAEKLRLWEMEEKKKKVAEEKRKKEEEEQRRMSLEEADGKFDPQEMKRRAEELRWREMEERQRPFTFKVSSGEKQILFQKVNLTPVTPASSHQSAAVAYQRDGAKASSSEGPDSPNLPASPYVPHTAILVTGAQLCGTAVNLDQIKDTACKSLLGLGEDRKAQGTPPTKSKTSPECKSGKTKSLNESVLSTDQSSAAVLAEWASIRSKIFKGVEEGKYDEYPEPSRSQSQSSAEEQPLFAHTNLRKTMSASAKFSITPARKKFGDSNRNSEVFGAEDKEAGEEVAPPGSPTVASPSPSSKPQNRTSKSVRIIERGSDECMFAKDLPSFLVPSSEIQSEEAESKSRVQSETETSESRVEGEEQGQDSEEKPSPFGIKLRRTNYSLRFHSEQSTEKKKKRYSAGDSFDGVPSPLTPIEPDSDASSVFSDKSSPTSPQKEGAVSKYLHASASPAFPRGKLTKSTSPTPHSEGEKVFSKPPLYRRPVTSPKPTGAAPSPPPSPLPKVAHESPSDDSVESTMGVDSSIQEQAGRSEEPSALLHKSSQSHVQGEEEPKEKRSFFPSINIPWREKADRKTELIRKEKPSLQSRHSLDSARVQEKEAGPLWITLALQKQKGFREQQQNREERRSQREAKLAEKQAKERDSITLVSPTDSKGSGSTSPSSKPQTPEEPKRPESLLGKFERREHLKKANTLPSSVTVEIADSTPSPPAVKEVSKRFPSSDSPQVSTEPAWLALAKRKAKAWSDCPQIIK, encoded by the exons ATGTCCCAGGAAAACGTGTCGGATAAAGTTAGGAATCTGCAG AGGCAGATAGCACAAGGTATAAAGTTTGGCCAAAGGCCTCCTTCTCTGAGAAGAAGTGAGGGAGATGAGGGCAGCTCAGATGAGGAAGAGGTTCCGCGTAGCCCTCTGAAAGTTTTGGCCCAGGTAGAAGCGGAGCCACCAGGAACAGAGCCAAAG GTGCAGGGAGGTCAGCCATTTGGACCACACAGCCCCCCTGTGAAGTCTCCAAGGTCCAAACGAGTTCTTCCACTCACTGGCACGATTGAGTCCATCAACCTTGATGCCGTCCCTCAATCAGTTCCTCGCTTAGACAACGCTGCCGCCAAACATAAACTCTCCGTCAAGCCGAAAAACCAGAGGATTTCCCGCAAGCACAGACGATTCACACAG GACCTCCAAGAGGTATCCATTCCTGGTTTGGTCCAAGATGACCTCGAAGCAGCTGGCATCTCCACAGACGACCAGCGTAGAGCGTCTGTTGAGTCCCCTGAAAGCTTCAAGAAACAAAGACTCCATGAGGAGGAAAGACAGGAGGCGAGGAGGATGAGAGAGCTTGAGGAGctgaggttcagacaggaggaagaagagaggaagaggagagcagAGGAGCTGAGGCTGCGTGaactggaggaggagagatATCGTATGCAACAGCAGGAAGAGGAGGCAAGGAGGCTGCGCGAGGAGGCAGACAAAAAGAgaatggaggaggaggaaaggaggatcagagaggaagaggaagcaaGGAGACTGCTAGAGGaggcagagaaaaagagaatagaggaggaggaggaaaggaggatcagagaagaagaggaggcaaGGAGGCTGCTAAAGGAGGCAGAAAGAAGGAGAATGGAGGAGGAAAGGAGgatcagagaggaggaggaacgGAGGTtcagagaagaagaggaaaggaggatcagggaggaggaggaaaagaggatcagagaggaggaggaaagaagGCAAGAGGAAGAGCGCATGAGAAGGCTGGAGGAGGAAAGGAGGATGCGAGAAGAGGAGGAGCGTCGGCAgagggaagaagaggaagaaaggagACGACTAGAAGAACAatggagaaaagaggaagaggacaggAAGAGGCAAGAGAAGGAGGAAAGGAGGAAACATGAGGAAGAGGCAAGGAGGCAGCAGGAGCTTGAggctgagaggaggaggaagctggtagaagaagaggaaagaaagaaagaggaggaagcagagaaacTGAGGTTGTGGGAAatggaagaaaagaagaaaaaggtagcagaggagaagaggaaaaaggaggaagaggagcaaagAAGGATGTCATTGGAGGAGGCTGATGGGAAGTTTGATCCACAAGAGATGAAGAGAAGAGCTGAAGAGCTACGCTGGAGGGAGATGGAGGAGAGACAGAGGCCATTTACTTTTAAAGTGTCCTCTGGTGAGAAACAGATTCTCTTCCAGAAGGTCAATCTGACGCCTGTTACGCCGGCCTCCAGCCACCAGAGCGCTGCTGTCGCTTATCAAAGAGATGGAGCAAAGGCTTCCTCCTCTGAAGGACCAGACTCCCCCAACCTGCCAGCATCTCCATATGTCCCCCATACAGCTATCCTAGTGACAGGCGCCCAGCTATGTGGGACAGCTGTCAATTTAGACCAGATCAAAGACACCGCCTGCAAGTCCCTGCTGGGTTTGGGAGAGGATAGAAAGGCCCAAGGAACACCGCCAACAAAGAGCAAGACTTCCCCAGAATGCAAGTCTGGAAAAACCAAATCACTCAATGAGTCTGTGCTCTCTACCGATCAGTCCAGTGCAGCTGTCCTGGCAGAATGGGCAAGCATCAGATCAAAGATATTCAAGGGGGTAGAAGAGGGGAAGTACGACGAGTACCCAGAGCCGAGCAGGAGCCAGTCTCAGTCCAGCGCTGAAGAACAGCCTCTGTTTGCCCACACGAACCTCAGGAAGACCATGTCTGCTAGCGCCAAGTTCTCCATCACCCCTGCAAGGAAGAAGTTTGGAGATTCAAATAGGAACTCTGAGGTGTTTGGTGCAGAAGATAAGGAAGCAGGAGAGGAGGTTGCTCCACCTGGAAGCCCCACTGTAGCCTCTCCTTCTCCATCAAGTAAACCTCAGAACAGGACAAGTAAAAGTGTCCGCATCATAGAAAGAGGGTCAGATGAGTGTATGTTTGCCAAAGACCTTCCTTCTTTCCTCGTTCCCAGTTCTGAAATTCAATCTGAAGAGGCAGAGTCGAAGAGCAGGGTTCAGAGTGAAACAGAGACATCTGAAAGCAGAGTGGAGGGAGAGGAGCAGGGCCAGGACAGTGAGGAGAAGCCTTCTCCTTTTGGCATAAAGCTGAGGAGGACCAACTACTCTCTGCGTTTTCACAGCGAGCAGTccacagagaaaaagaagaagcgcTACAGTGCTGGGGACAGCTTTGATGGCGTCCCCTCGCCTCTTACCCCCATTGAGCCAGACTCTGATGCCTCTTCTGTCTTTTCTGACAAATCAAGCCCCACGTCACCTcagaaagaaggcgcggtcagcAAGTATTTACATGCATCTGCCTCTCCTGCATTCCCCCGGGGTAAACTGACTAAGTCTACCAGCCCGACTCCACACAGTGAGGGTGAGAAAGTGTTTTCCAAGCCACCGCTCTACCGCAGACCAGTGACATCACCTAAGCCTACAGGTGCAGCCCCATCACCTCCCCCATCACCACTACCTAAGGTAGCTCATGAGTCTCCCAGTGATGATTCAGTGGAGAGTACAATGGGTGTGGATTCATCCATCCAGGAGCAAGCCGGAAGGAGTGAGGAACCTTCAGCCCTGCTGCACAAGAGCAGCCAAAGTCATGTCCAAGGGGAAGAAGAGCCCAAGGAGAAGAGGTCATTCTTCCCCTCCATTAACATACCCTGGAGGGAAAAggcagacagaaagacagaactCATCAGGAAAG AAAAACCATCCCTACAGAGCAGGCACTCACTGGACAGTGCGAGGGTCCAGGAGAAGGAGGCTGGACCTTTGTGGATCACACTGGCTCTTCAGAAGCAGAAAGGCTTCagggagcagcagcagaaccGGGAGGAGCGTCGTAGCCAAAGAGAGGCCAAGCTGGCAGAAAAACAAGCTAAAGAGCGAGACAGT ATTACACTGGTGAGCCCCACAGACAGCAAAGGAAGTGGAAGCACCAGTCCTTCTTCTAAACCTCAGACGCCAGAGGAGCCCAAGAGACCAGAGAGCCTCCTGGGAAAATTTGAACGCCGGGAGCACCTAAAGAAGGCCAACACTCTACCGAGCTCTGTCACTG TTGAGATTGCAGACTCTACACCGTCGCCACCTGCTGTCAAAGAGGTGTCAAAGCGCTTCCCCTCCAGTGACTCTCCGCAGGTTTCCACAGAGCCGGCCTGGCTTGCTCTGGCCAAACGAAAGGCCAAAGCCTGGAGCGACTGTCCTCAGATCATCAAATAA
- the chst14 gene encoding carbohydrate sulfotransferase 14: protein MLPRRQEYGMKRSGGARSGSVINFRSAMKLSSGRRSSAVLPSLLTFLVIVASGGLLLMIEKGMLNGMETPSPRSNGRRLDFHRGQAGGRSPDAADLESQILQEIRNRTIKTMCSHKNMPHSVWSLSLLQRKTLLQHVLVNDEHRFLYCYVPKVACSNWKRVLKVLSGALENVDVNIKMDHRSDLVFLSSLKPEEIRYRLKHYFKFMFVREPMERLLSAYRNKFGEIESYQKKYGVEIIKRYRKGRAKDAAITGDDVTFAEFVRYLLDEDVERMNEHWMPIYNLCQPCAVSYDFIGSYEHLESDAEFVLQHVGAPPHVHFPERQTWYKPVTTETIHYYLCSLPQKLLRELLPKYILDFSLFTYPLPNTTAAHCRH from the exons ATGCTCCCTCGGAGGCAGGAGTACGGCATGAAGAGGAGCGGAGGAGCGCGGAGCGGTTCGGTTATAAACTTCAGGTCAGCGATGAAGTTGAGCTCTGGCCGCCGCAGCTCCGCCGTGCTGCCGTCGCTGTTAACCTTCTTGGTCATCGTAGCATCCGGAGGCCTGCTGCTCATGATAGAGAAGGGAATGCTAAACGGCATGGAGACGCCTTCACCCCGCAGTAACGGCAGGCGACTAGACTTCCACCGGGGGCAGGCGGGGGGACGCAGCCCAGACGCGGCGGACCTGGAGTCCCAG ATCCTCCAGGAGATCCGTAACCGGACCATCAAAACCATGTGCAGTCACAAGAACATGCCCCACAGTGTGTGGTCACTGAGCCTCCTACAGAGGAAGACGCTGCTGCAGCATGTCCTCGTGAACGACGAGCACCGCTTCCTCTACTGCTACGTCCCCAAAGTGGCCTGCTCCAACTGGAAGAGGGTTCTGAAGGTCCTGAGCGGAGCCCTGGAAAACGTGGACGTCAACATCAAGATGGACCACCGCAGCGACCTGGTCTTCTTGTCCTCTCTGAAGCCCGAAGAGATCCGCTACCGCCTCAAGCATTACTTCAAGTTCATGTTTGTGCGAGAGCCCATGGAGCGCCTGCTTTCCGCATACAGGAACAAGTTTGGCGAGATAGAGTCCTACCAGAAAAAGTACGGCGTGGAGATCATAAAGCGTTACAGAAAAGGCCGCGCTAAGGATGCAGCTATAACAGGAGACGACGTGACTTTTGCAGAGTTTGTTCGTTACTTGTTAGACGAGGACGTGGAGCGCATGAATGAGCACTGGATGCCCATATATAACTTATGCCAACCTTGTGCTGTTTCTTATGATTTCATCGGGTCCTACGAGCACCTGGAAAGCGACGCGGAGTTTGTGCTCCAGCATGTTGGAGCGCCTCCTCATGTTCACTTTCCAGAAAGGCAAACGTGGTACAAGCCGGTCACCACGGAAACAATACACTATTATTTATGCAGCTTACCACAGAAGCTACTGAGAGAACTCCTGCCCAAGTACATTTTAGACTTTTCTCTATTCACATACCCTCTCCCCAACACAACCGCTGCACACTGTCGGCATTAA